The DNA sequence ACCATTTGACCGAACGTTTACAAACCTTGCTGGCCGAGGCAAGTGGCACAGTATCCGGTATGACGGATGAGAAGCCTAGTTTCCCTGATCCGACAGATCGGGCAGCCTTGGAATCGGACCGCAACTTCACCCTTCGCATACGAGACAGAGAGCGGAAGCTCATCGCCAAGATAAGGCAGGCCCTTGAGCGAATCGACAACGGCACTTACGGAATTTGCGAGACCTGTGGCGGGGAAATAACCCTCAAACGTTTGAAGGCTCGACCAGTTACCACCCAGTGTATTGATTGCAAAACCGAGGAAGAAGCAAGGGAAAACGCTCTCGGGGTATAGCGGGCTGCCGG is a window from the Deltaproteobacteria bacterium genome containing:
- the dksA gene encoding RNA polymerase-binding protein DksA, whose protein sequence is MKKKDLEYFKNHLTERLQTLLAEASGTVSGMTDEKPSFPDPTDRAALESDRNFTLRIRDRERKLIAKIRQALERIDNGTYGICETCGGEITLKRLKARPVTTQCIDCKTEEEARENALGV